The following proteins are encoded in a genomic region of Actinomadura sp. NAK00032:
- a CDS encoding SAM-dependent methyltransferase, whose amino-acid sequence MADEQYDWASLGIDTTKPSIARTYDVVLRGKDNFEVDRAFVAEIVKIVPEIYDVAAYNRGVLGRGVRYLAGEAGLRQFLDLGSGLPTVQNTHQVAQAVAPGARVVYVDNDPIVLAHGRALLAENADTTVITADVREPAEILAHEDVRRLIDFDRPVGVMLVGILHHLHDDEDPQGVVDTLMDAVPSGSHLFVTSFCASSQEAVDAEKQYQGLLGTGRFRTPEEITRYFDGLELLDPGVVPLPLWRPDEDVPDELTVGQRLMYGGIARKP is encoded by the coding sequence ATGGCGGATGAGCAGTACGACTGGGCGTCCCTCGGGATCGACACCACGAAGCCGAGCATCGCTCGGACCTACGACGTGGTGCTGCGGGGCAAGGACAACTTCGAGGTCGACCGGGCCTTCGTGGCCGAGATCGTGAAGATCGTCCCGGAGATCTACGACGTCGCCGCCTACAACCGGGGCGTCCTCGGCCGCGGCGTGCGGTACCTGGCCGGCGAGGCGGGCCTGCGGCAGTTCCTCGACCTCGGCTCCGGGCTGCCGACCGTGCAGAACACCCACCAGGTCGCGCAGGCGGTCGCGCCGGGCGCGCGGGTGGTGTACGTCGACAACGACCCGATCGTCCTCGCGCACGGGCGGGCGCTGCTGGCCGAGAACGCCGACACCACGGTGATCACCGCCGACGTCCGCGAGCCGGCGGAGATCCTCGCGCACGAGGACGTCCGGCGGCTGATCGACTTCGACCGGCCGGTCGGCGTCATGCTGGTCGGCATCCTGCACCACCTGCACGACGACGAGGACCCGCAGGGCGTCGTCGATACGCTGATGGACGCGGTGCCGTCCGGCAGCCACCTGTTCGTCACGAGCTTCTGCGCGTCCAGCCAGGAGGCGGTCGACGCCGAGAAGCAGTACCAGGGCCTGCTCGGCACCGGGCGGTTCCGCACGCCCGAGGAGATCACCCGGTACTTCGACGGCCTGGAACTGCTCGACCCCGGCGTCGTCCCGCTGCCGCTGTGGCGGCCCGATGAGGACGTCCCGGACGAGCTGACCGTCGGCCAGCGCCTGATGTACGGAGGCATCGCCCGCAAGCCGTAG